One window of the Plasmodium vivax chromosome 2, whole genome shotgun sequence genome contains the following:
- a CDS encoding hypothetical protein (encoded by transcript PVX_096955A; Apicoplast targeted protein. Curated by Stuart Ralph, Walter and Eliza Hall Institute of Medical Research, Australia.) has translation MGEITNRFAFLFVKFFTLALFIWTWQYSDKSVRDSSAAKNRAQNGSAPSGRPNRLLCKGPIATSTNEPENKKLKERVIKILNEDDSNLGKMLNNLVHDSSFETEFNALLLDKGFEKQFNELVSDTSSEGNKSSSLHSLSTYDGGDLTPIGFADYPEPFHSTTASQILETDFTSQSYDENLEKRFHPTIPTLENPQSFNQEPKKSESVDQLIDEIKKAENVEKMIEILKFYENIEGIVKMAEKTPSQQGSQSSGSKSQGESSLETVLKSASHADLEAQLQAQLQAQLQTQVKEQPPVRKKKNKVKSIFGLIFKSIKKADKKYENHLKKLMTTNYSFLIKNGKMTKAKYYLDLLLAVSPVIAGGIIVCSMISPGSVLSILPGIFIAAISLLYFMFKMWNCKRMCKGPGRFKFRQKYKEVMNVLKK, from the exons ATGGGAGAAATAACTAATAGATTTGCattcctttttgttaaattcTTCACCTTAGCTCTGTTCATATGGACATGGCAGTACTCCGATAAG TCTGTCCGCGATTCCTCCGCTGCCAAAAACCGcgcgcaaaatggaagcgCTCCGAGTGGTCGACCCAACAGATTGCTCTGCAAAGGGCCCATTGCCACATCCACAAACGAgccagaaaataaaaagttaaaagaaagagttataaaaatattgaatgaAGATGACAGTAACCTTGGTAAAATGCTAAACAACTTGGTGCACGATTCCAGTTTCGAAACGGAATTTAATGCATTGTTACTTGACAAAGGATTCGAAAAACAGTTTAACGAATTAGTTAGTGACACCAGTTCGGAAGGAAACAAATCCAGCTCCTTACATTCATTGAGTACCTACGATGGAGGCGATCTAACTCCTATCGGTTTCGCTGACTACCCCGAACCTTTCCATTCAAcaacagctagccaaattcTAGAAACAGATTTCACTTCCCAAAGTTATGATGAAAATTTAGAGAAAAGATTCCATCCAACAATACCTACCCTAGAAAATCCACAATCGTTTAACCAGGAACCAAAAAAATCCGAAAGCGTTGATCAACTTATAGACGAAATAAAGAAAGctgaaaatgtggaaaagATGATTGAAATTTTGAagttttatgaaaatatcgAAGGTATTGTTAAGATGGCCGAAAAAACACCAAGTCAACAAGGATCACAAAGTTCGGGAAGTAAATCACAGGGAGAATCCTCATTGGAAACCGTATTGAAATCCGCATCACATGCAGATTTGGAGGCTCAACTGCAAGCACAGCTGCAGGCCCAGTTGCAAACGCAAGTTAAGGAACAACCTCCagtgagaaaaaagaaaaacaaggTAAAATCGATATTCGGACTTATATTCAAATCGATCAAAAAGGCAGACAAGAAATACGAAAACCATTTGAAGAAACTTATGACTACGAACTATAGCTTTCTCATtaagaatggaaaaatgacAAAGGCAAAATACTACCTCGACCTTTTGTTAGCCGTTTCGCCAGTCATTGCTGGTGGTATCATTGTGTGCTCTATGATAAGCCCTGGTTCAGTATTATCCATCCTTCCTGGCATCTTTATCGCTGCCATATCCTTGCTTTACTTCATGTTCAAAATGTGGAACTGCAAGCGCATGTGCAAGGGACCAGGCAGATTTAAGTTCCGCCAAAAGTACAAGGAAGTGATGAACGTTTTGAAGAAGTAG
- a CDS encoding PST-A protein (encoded by transcript PVX_096960A): MTKTQENSEALRTNTLNLDGNPKIGTFFNKDGLSLRTYEWGVENPRGIIILIHGIKSHVRLSFLKPNVEIVSNDKAILIDGENYYLYKGSWVEEFNRNGYSVHGMDLQGHGLSEGWENLKAHIKEFDDYVYDVVQHIAIILKHFNSKGKERGTLPNKEHSPNGKNLPIYFIGYSLGGNVALRILQMMEDSKDEIVRSINLKGCILLAPVILYKELAKPDSFAFKFVCLPVSKMLCKIIPRFQLKSEPAYQSFPFVIDIGKYDALRYKGGITIQFGYEILRSMHILRSGVNRISKEVPLLFIHSRRDSICYYDYVLSFFERLEVRNKEMYTLEHMDHALTKEPGNEEILQKIVDWIGALPVG; the protein is encoded by the coding sequence ATGACGAAGACGCAGGAAAACAGTGAAGCACTTAGAACCAACACTTTGAATCTCGATGGGAATCCGAAAATAGGTACCTTCTTTAACAAAGATGGGTTGTCATTGCGGACGTACGAATGGGGGGTAGAAAACCCTAGGGGCATTATCATATTAATTCACGGGATAAAGTCGCACGTAAGATTAAGCTTTTTAAAACCTAACGTGGAAATAGTGAGTAACGATAAGGCTATACTAATAGATGGGGAAAATTACTATCTGTATAAGGGCAGTTGGGTAGAAGAGTTTAACAGAAATGGGTATTCAGTGCACGGCATGGATTTACAGGGTCACGGATTATCAGAGGGATGGGAGAATTTAAAAGCCCACATAAAAGAGTTCGACGATTATGTGTATGATGTGGTGCAGCACATTGCTATCATTTTAAAGCATTTCAACTCGAAGGGTAAAGAAAGAGGTACGCTGCCTAACAAGGAACACTCCCCAAATGGCAAAAACCTTCCCATATATTTCATTGGGTATTCACTGGGGGGGAACGTAGCATTGAGAATTTTACAAATGATGGAAGATTCAAAGGATGAAATCGTTAGGAGTATTAATTTGAAGGGGTGCATATTGTTAGCCCCGGTGATTCTTTACAAGGAACTAGCTAAGCCAGATTCCTTTGCCTTTAAATTTGTTTGCTTACCAGTGTCGAAAATGCTCTGCAAAATAATTCCTAGGTTTCAACTTAAGAGCGAACCCGCCTATCAATCCTTTCCCTTCGTTATAGATATTGGGAAATATGACGCCCTGAGATATAAAGGTGGAATAACAATACAATTTGGGTATGAGATTTTAAGATCTATGCATATTTTGCGCAGCGGTGTAAACCGCATTTCGAAAGAAGTTCCGCTACTCTTTATTCACTCCAGGAGGGATAGCATTTGTTACTATGATTACGTTTTGTCATTCTTTGAAAGGTTAGAAGTGAGGAATAAGGAGATGTACACGCTTGAACATATGGACCACGCATTGACGAAGGAGCCGGGGAACGAGGAAATTCTGCAGAAGATTGTCGACTGGATAGGGGCTTTGCCAGTGGGGTAG
- a CDS encoding hypothetical protein (encoded by transcript PVX_096965A) gives MDLERLKHQMKKNCIKFYSILENLVNRVGLTSSKYDIWKEFLGRVKNAEEKFDYSSPVVESFNYIFGSLVEENILKNFNKYKKFPGNSNEVEDIMKLFYFSSNAGNIHDYMGNPDNEHYESSCKFINECLTIYKKYKDTKCSPSSANTFSGSTICLELNNFFDKYVNHVYPELRRVNHLKLDAKYPTALLTCPSKVAHHGGNPFWSFLGNYSQLSLTGKGFTALGSSMNPKVRQTRRIWRNMDHRYASSTTLGDDDEESNDSTEYFPSRSYMEYFPPQENVHFHR, from the exons ATGGACCTCGAAAGGTTGAAGCACCAG ATGAAAAAGAACTGCATCAAATTCTACAGCATTTTAGAAAACCTAGTGAACAGAGTAGGTCTGACCAGCAGCAAATATGACATATGGAAAGAATTTTTAGGTCGCGTAAAAAATGCTGAGGAAAAGTTTGACTACTCTTCCCCAGTGGTTGaaagttttaattatatttttggatCGCTAGTTGAagagaatattttaaaaaattttaataagtaCAAAAAGTTTCCAGGAAATAGCAATGAAGTTGAAGAcataatgaaattattttatttttctagtAACGCTGGGAATATACACGACTATATGGGAAATCCTGATAATGAGCATTATGAGAGTTCTTGCAAATTCATTAATGAGTGTCTGACGATATATAAGAAGTACAAGGATACTAAATGCTCCCCTTCTTCTGCAAATACGTTCAGTGGAAGTACCATCTGTTTGGAACTGAACAATTTCTTTGATAAATATGTGAATCATGTGTACCCCGAATTGAGGAGAGTAAACCATTTGAAGTTGGATGCGAAATACCCTACCGCTTTGCTTACTTGTCCTTCGAAGGTCGCTCATCATGGGGGCAATCCTTTCTGGTCTTTTTTAGGAAACTACTCCCAGTTGTCCCTTACTGGTAAGGGA ttCACCGCCCTGGGATCCTCCATGAACCCTAAAGTGAGGCAAACGAGAAGAATATGGAGAAACATGGATCACCGTTATGCAAGCAGCACAACACTGGGAGACGACGATGAAGAAAGCAACGATTCGACTGAGTACTTCCCGAGCAGAAGCTACATGGagtattttcccccccaagaaAATGTCCACTTCCATCGCTGA